Within Candidatus Methanomethylicota archaeon, the genomic segment AATAGCCCCAAGGGGGGTTAAATCGAATCCAAAGAAGATTAAGGTTTTGGAGGGGGATCATCCAATACCAAGCAATAGGAATGTTGAGAATACAGAGAAGATAATAGAACTCTTAAAGGATAGAGATGAAATGGATCTGATAATAGTTTTAATATCAGGTGGGGGATCCGCACTACTAACAATACCTGAAAATGGGGTAGAAATAGAGGACATCATTGAAACAAATAAGTTACTCTTAAAATGTGGAGCAGACATCAAGGAGATAAATACTGTGAGGAAGCAGATATGTAGAGTTAAGGGTGGAAAATTATTTGCAAGATACATATACCCATCAAGAGCACTAACCCTAATAATATCAGATGTTGTGGGGGACGATGTGGAGGTAATAGCTTCAGGACCCACTGCTCCAAGTAAATCCACACCAAAACAGGCAAAGGAGATTTTAGAGAGGTATGGTATATGGAGTGAAATTCCAATTAGAGTTAGGAAGCGTATAGAGAAGGCGATAATTGAAGGGGGAAATGCTTTCAGCATGGAAGTGTTTAACAAAGTTAGAAATGTGGTGATATCAAGCAACATACAAACCCTAAAAGCCATCTATGGGAAAGCTGTTATGATGGGTTACAATTCAATGATAATATCATCAAGAGTGCAGGGGGAAGCTAGGGAAGTTGGGAAAGTTATTGGGGGAATACTGGTGGAAGCCCATGAAAATGGGATACCAGTAAAACCTCCAGCCACATTAATTGCTGGGGGAGAAACTACAGTTACTGTTAGGGGGGAGGGTAGTGGTGGTAGGAATCAGGAATTGGCTTTAAGTGTTGCAAAGATAATCAATGGATACAAGGGGGTAACATTTGCATCCATGGGGAGTGATGGAATAGATGGAAATACGGATGCAGCTGGAGCCATAGTGGATTGGGAAACGATAAGTAAAGCTAGAGGTATGGGGTTAAATGAAGATGAATACCTAAGGAGGAATGATACGTACAATTACTTTAAGAAGCTTGGAAGAAGCCTAATAATCACTGGGATAACAGAAACAAATGTTAATGATTTAATGATTGGATTAGTGAGTAAGGGTTATTGAACCTTCACTTCAAGCTTTCTAGATTTAAGCTCACTCTTAGCTTCATCAATCAACTTCTGATTGATGGCTAAATCAAGGCCAGTTAAGGCTAAGAGTTTAATCCCCAATATGAGTCCCCTATGCCCACCCTCAGACCCTGCAGCTTTAGCAAACTCCACAGAGTGACCAGGAGTCCCCCTTGGAACTATAGCCACATTTATCTCAAGGGATGGAACCACATGGCTAACGTTACCAAAATCTGTGGATCCAACATCCTCAACTTGCATTATCTCCTCCAATGATGGAGGCTTAACCCCAACATATTTGAAGTTCTCCATTGCAACCTTAATTAATGTTAGGTTTGGTATGAAATTCGCATAGGTATTAGCGGTTTTCGTAAACTTGTATTTCGCTCCAGTCTGCAATGATGCCCCCTCAGCACACCTCTTAACCTTCTCAACAACCTCCATGAGATAATTTACATCCTCAGCCCTAACGTAAAATCTCCCACAAGTATAATCTGGAACTATATTTGGAGATACACCTCCATTCACAATTACCCCATGAATCAAAGTCCCCTTAACCAAATGCTGCCTCAAAGCATTTATGGATACAAAGGTTAATATTAGGGCTTCAAGGGCATTAATACCCTTATGGGGAGCTCCAGCTGCATGTGCAGCTTTACCGAAAAACTCTATTTTGAAAGCCTCTCTAGCAAGGGATCTATATCGCATGGAATCCCTATCAGATGGATGGATCATCAACGCCACATCAGCCTTAGAAATTTCATCAATCATCAAAACCTTACCACCAGCATTATCCACAGCACCCTCCTCAGCTGGAGTTCCAAAAACCATAACTTCACAATTCAAACCAGCCTCAGAGGCAATGGTGCTTAAAGTGATAGCTGCACCAATAGCTGCAGTACCAATTATATTATGGCCACATGCATGACCTAAACCGGGGAGAGCATCATACTCAGCGAGGAAGGCTATTTTGGGGCCTCCAGAACCACAAATCTTCCTGGCAACAAAGGATGTCTCCAATCCAGCAACTCCACGCTCAACATTAAACCCATAATCCTCCAATTTACTTGACAAAAGTTTTGATGCAAAGTATTCCTTATACCCAAGCTCAGGATTCGCATGTATAGAATCACTCAACTTAATCATTTCATTAGAAATCTCATCAACAAAGCGAATCAACTTACCCTTCAAATCTAACATATCAAACCCTCCATAAATCATATTGGAGGTATAAGATTATGCTATAAAGCATTTAAAAGATTTACGTTCGACTTAATGGAGAGTTATGGAAAGCTAAATTAAGAAGGTAGTGGCATAGCCAAATATTAGAATTTCATAGTATTAGTTCCAGTAAACATATCACAGATATGACGAAGTAAAAGTTTAATGGCGATCCTCTTCAGAGAACGGTTTTATCCTCCCCTTATCTAAGCCAAAAACTTCATTAAGCTTCTGTATACGATATTGTTTTATTAGTATCCGTATAGTTTCATCAATAGTGGATGAACCAAACTTTCACGCAACTTCTCTAACATCTCAAGAGTACTCCTTGAAACCTTAATCGCCACAGTCTCCTCCATAATATCACCGATAAAATGTCTTCCAGGCTACCCCCATCATGCTTAATACTTAATTTATTTATGGTTTTGTTTAATTATATAGGAGTTTTTGAAGCCAATTTGGAAGTTCTGCAACGCTATTCAACACGATCTTTGCACCTGCAGCTCTCAATTCATCCTCACTTCGCACACCAGTCTTCACTGCCACTGGAAATGCATTTAAAGCTAATGCTGGAATTATGTCGATAATGCTATCACCAACAACTATAACTTCGGTGGGGTTTAATTGCATTAAGCTTATGGCTTTCGCTAAATGTTCCACGTGAGGCTTAAAATTTCTAACATCATCCCTAGTGACCACAACGTCAAAGAACCTTTTCAAGTTAAATTTATCTAAAACCATTTCCGTTGATCTACGACTATTTAACGTTATTAAGCCACATTTAAACCCAATGCTCCTAACAAAATTTAAGGCTTCATATGCGCCTTCAATCAAGCTAGTTCTATTTGAAGCTTCAACTTCATATGACTCTATGATTTTAAATAGAGTTGATGATACATGATCAATAAACCACTTTTGAACCTTCATACCCTCAAGTACCCTAATAGTCTTCCTAACCATAGATATGGGATAATCTGCTTCCGAATATATTTGAAAGTGAATGTTAAACTTCCTCAAGCATTTCAGAATATCCTTCGTTAAATTAACCCTATCAACTGAATATCGAATTAAAGTTCCATCCAAATCGAAGAGCACACCACGGAAATTCAAAGGGACACCATAGAGATGGAGGGGATAGTTAAAATAAAACTTTAATTCTCCATATTGACAAACATTTAGTCATGAGATATGGTACTAAAGCTGTATGGGTTGGAAATGAGCCAGACTACACTGGAGCAGTTGTTCCACCAATATACATGGTATCAACATTTAGGCAAACGGATCCAGAAATAAAAGATAAATATGTTTACACTAGACTTGGAAATCCAACAATTGAAAGACTTGAGAGGAAGATTGCAGCGCTGGAAGAGGGGAAGTATGCAATAGCCACATCTTCAGGGATGGCTGCAATAGACACAGTACTAAGACTACTGAAACCTGGAGACGAAATAATAACAATGGAAACACTCTACGCCACAACCATAAACCTCATGAAAACAACATACGCTCAGTATGGTGTAAAAGTGAAATTCATAGACCTAACAAAAACTGAGAATCTTGTGGGGAATATAAGTAGGGAAACCAGGATGATCTATTTTGAAACACCAACAAACCCATTATT encodes:
- a CDS encoding M20 family metallopeptidase, with amino-acid sequence MLDLKGKLIRFVDEISNEMIKLSDSIHANPELGYKEYFASKLLSSKLEDYGFNVERGVAGLETSFVARKICGSGGPKIAFLAEYDALPGLGHACGHNIIGTAAIGAAITLSTIASEAGLNCEVMVFGTPAEEGAVDNAGGKVLMIDEISKADVALMIHPSDRDSMRYRSLAREAFKIEFFGKAAHAAGAPHKGINALEALILTFVSINALRQHLVKGTLIHGVIVNGGVSPNIVPDYTCGRFYVRAEDVNYLMEVVEKVKRCAEGASLQTGAKYKFTKTANTYANFIPNLTLIKVAMENFKYVGVKPPSLEEIMQVEDVGSTDFGNVSHVVPSLEINVAIVPRGTPGHSVEFAKAAGSEGGHRGLILGIKLLALTGLDLAINQKLIDEAKSELKSRKLEVKVQ
- a CDS encoding HAD family hydrolase; protein product: MNFRGVLFDLDGTLIRYSVDRVNLTKDILKCLRKFNIHFQIYSEADYPISMVRKTIRVLEGMKVQKWFIDHVSSTLFKIIESYEVEASNRTSLIEGAYEALNFVRSIGFKCGLITLNSRRSTEMVLDKFNLKRFFDVVVTRDDVRNFKPHVEHLAKAISLMQLNPTEVIVVGDSIIDIIPALALNAFPVAVKTGVRSEDELRAAGAKIVLNSVAELPNWLQKLLYN
- a CDS encoding glycerate kinase → MEEGVKASDPIEAIKNSINVYDGKIVVKGVEEFDLKNFHRIMVIGAGKAAARMALGLEYILGDVISDGIVIAPRGVKSNPKKIKVLEGDHPIPSNRNVENTEKIIELLKDRDEMDLIIVLISGGGSALLTIPENGVEIEDIIETNKLLLKCGADIKEINTVRKQICRVKGGKLFARYIYPSRALTLIISDVVGDDVEVIASGPTAPSKSTPKQAKEILERYGIWSEIPIRVRKRIEKAIIEGGNAFSMEVFNKVRNVVISSNIQTLKAIYGKAVMMGYNSMIISSRVQGEAREVGKVIGGILVEAHENGIPVKPPATLIAGGETTVTVRGEGSGGRNQELALSVAKIINGYKGVTFASMGSDGIDGNTDAAGAIVDWETISKARGMGLNEDEYLRRNDTYNYFKKLGRSLIITGITETNVNDLMIGLVSKGY